In Macadamia integrifolia cultivar HAES 741 chromosome 13, SCU_Mint_v3, whole genome shotgun sequence, one DNA window encodes the following:
- the LOC122059361 gene encoding phytoene synthase 2, chloroplastic-like isoform X2: MSAVALWVVPSQENVTNLVRLVGRNFSGGRRKCGSCLNFSAGLSISCTAVANPLRSSEEMVYDVVLQQAALVQEQRRRRRVVDWRPSEAYFLTNPTLLNEAYERCGTLLMTPERRRAVWAIYVWCRRTDELVDGPNAAHITPKALDRWEQRLVDLFEGCPYDMYDAALSDTVSKYPVDIQPFKDMIKGMSLDLKKSRYKNFDELYLYCYYVAGTVGLMSVPVMGISPVSKASAESVYNSALALGIANQLTNILRDVGEDARRGRIYLPQDELARAGLSEDDIFHGKVTGKWRNFMRSQIKRARLFFDEAEKGVDELNPESRWPVWTSLLLYRQILDSIEANDYNNFTKRAHVGKVKKLFSLPVAYTRALLGPSKLTSLTGRGVQFFPFK, translated from the exons ATGTCTGCTGTTGCTCTTTGGGTGGTTCCTTCTCAAGAGAATGTAACCAATCTTGTTAGATTAGTGGGTAGAAATTTTAGTGGTGGCAGGAGGAAATGTGGGTCTTGCTTGAATTTCTCAGCTGGGTTGTCGATTTCGTGCACTGCGGTGGCGAATCCGTTGAGATCTTCTGAAGAGATGGTTTATGATGTGGTGCTTCAGCAAGCGGCTTTGGTCCAAGaacagaggaggaggagaagagttgtCGATTGGAGACCGTCGGAAGCTTATTTCTTGACGAATCCAACTCTTTTGAACGAAGCTTATGAACGATGTG GGACATTACTAATGACACCAGAGAGGCGAAGGGCTGTGTGGGCAATATACG TATGGTGCCGGAGGACAGATGAGCTTGTGGATGGGCCTAATGCTGCACACATCACACCAAAGGCTCTTGATCGATGGGAGCAAAGATTGGTTGACCTCTTTGAGGGCTGTCCTTATGACATGTATGATGCTGCTCTATCCGATACTGTCTCCAAATACCCTGTTGACATCCAG CCCTTTAAGGACATGATCAAAGGGATGAGCCTGGACTTGAAGAAATCTAGATACAAGAACTTTGATGAGCTGTATCTCTACTGTTATTACGTAGCTGGTACAGTTGGACTAATGAGTGTTCCAGTGATGGGGATTTCCCCGGTATCAAAGGCGTCTGCAGAGAGTGTTTATAACTCTGCATTAGCCCTTGGGATTGCTAATCAGCTCACCAACATTCTCAGGGATGTTGGAGAAGA TGCCAGGAGGGGAAGGATATATCTTCCTCAGGATGAATTGGCACGTGCTGGCCTCTCTGAGGATGACATCTTCCATGGGAAAGTTACTGGGAAGTGGAGGAATTTCATGAGGAGTCAGATTAAACGTGCAAGATTGTTCTTTGATGAAGCTGAGAAGGGTGTCGATGAGTTGAACCCAGAAAGTAGATGGCCG GTATGGACATCCTTGTTGCTATATCGGCAGATCTTAGATTCAATTGAAGCAAATGACTACAACAACTTCACAAAGAGAGCCCATGTAGGGAAGGTTAAGAAGTTATTCTCATTGCCAGTGGCCTACACCAGAGCACTATTAGGACCTTCTAAACTAACCAGTTTGACAGGGAGAGGAGTTCAGTTTTTTCCCTTCAAATGA
- the LOC122059361 gene encoding phytoene synthase 2, chloroplastic-like isoform X1 — protein sequence MSAVALWVVPSQENVTNLVRLVGRNFSGGRRKCGSCLNFSAGLSISCTAVANPLRSSEEMVYDVVLQQAALVQEQRRRRRVVDWRPSEAYFLTNPTLLNEAYERCGEVCAEYAKTFYLGTLLMTPERRRAVWAIYVWCRRTDELVDGPNAAHITPKALDRWEQRLVDLFEGCPYDMYDAALSDTVSKYPVDIQPFKDMIKGMSLDLKKSRYKNFDELYLYCYYVAGTVGLMSVPVMGISPVSKASAESVYNSALALGIANQLTNILRDVGEDARRGRIYLPQDELARAGLSEDDIFHGKVTGKWRNFMRSQIKRARLFFDEAEKGVDELNPESRWPVWTSLLLYRQILDSIEANDYNNFTKRAHVGKVKKLFSLPVAYTRALLGPSKLTSLTGRGVQFFPFK from the exons ATGTCTGCTGTTGCTCTTTGGGTGGTTCCTTCTCAAGAGAATGTAACCAATCTTGTTAGATTAGTGGGTAGAAATTTTAGTGGTGGCAGGAGGAAATGTGGGTCTTGCTTGAATTTCTCAGCTGGGTTGTCGATTTCGTGCACTGCGGTGGCGAATCCGTTGAGATCTTCTGAAGAGATGGTTTATGATGTGGTGCTTCAGCAAGCGGCTTTGGTCCAAGaacagaggaggaggagaagagttgtCGATTGGAGACCGTCGGAAGCTTATTTCTTGACGAATCCAACTCTTTTGAACGAAGCTTATGAACGATGTGGTGAGGTCTGTGCTGAGTATGCGAAGACATTTTACTTGG GGACATTACTAATGACACCAGAGAGGCGAAGGGCTGTGTGGGCAATATACG TATGGTGCCGGAGGACAGATGAGCTTGTGGATGGGCCTAATGCTGCACACATCACACCAAAGGCTCTTGATCGATGGGAGCAAAGATTGGTTGACCTCTTTGAGGGCTGTCCTTATGACATGTATGATGCTGCTCTATCCGATACTGTCTCCAAATACCCTGTTGACATCCAG CCCTTTAAGGACATGATCAAAGGGATGAGCCTGGACTTGAAGAAATCTAGATACAAGAACTTTGATGAGCTGTATCTCTACTGTTATTACGTAGCTGGTACAGTTGGACTAATGAGTGTTCCAGTGATGGGGATTTCCCCGGTATCAAAGGCGTCTGCAGAGAGTGTTTATAACTCTGCATTAGCCCTTGGGATTGCTAATCAGCTCACCAACATTCTCAGGGATGTTGGAGAAGA TGCCAGGAGGGGAAGGATATATCTTCCTCAGGATGAATTGGCACGTGCTGGCCTCTCTGAGGATGACATCTTCCATGGGAAAGTTACTGGGAAGTGGAGGAATTTCATGAGGAGTCAGATTAAACGTGCAAGATTGTTCTTTGATGAAGCTGAGAAGGGTGTCGATGAGTTGAACCCAGAAAGTAGATGGCCG GTATGGACATCCTTGTTGCTATATCGGCAGATCTTAGATTCAATTGAAGCAAATGACTACAACAACTTCACAAAGAGAGCCCATGTAGGGAAGGTTAAGAAGTTATTCTCATTGCCAGTGGCCTACACCAGAGCACTATTAGGACCTTCTAAACTAACCAGTTTGACAGGGAGAGGAGTTCAGTTTTTTCCCTTCAAATGA